From a single Bryobacter aggregatus MPL3 genomic region:
- a CDS encoding adenylate kinase: MNGEHSPQAFQAVVLFGPPGSGKGTQAKLLVERLGLPHVSTGDMLREHIQLGDALGLQVREVIKAGNLVPDELVIRLVEERLNRPDCRPGVLLDGFPRTIDQARILLGMAEGRGLRLLVIHLKVDYDVITARLTGRRICPQCGTLYNIRLKPPIVPGRCNIEGARLIVREDDKESVIRQRLVAYDAQTMPVLQFFAERVDFFEVDGSNRKPEDLSDEIVNWIQTTVQEGKAS; this comes from the coding sequence GGGTCGGGAAAAGGGACACAAGCCAAGCTGTTGGTAGAAAGACTCGGCCTCCCTCATGTTTCGACTGGGGATATGCTTCGCGAGCATATCCAATTGGGAGATGCCCTCGGGTTGCAGGTTCGTGAAGTCATCAAGGCTGGCAACCTGGTGCCTGACGAATTGGTGATCCGCCTGGTTGAGGAACGGTTGAACCGGCCCGATTGCAGGCCAGGAGTTTTGTTGGATGGGTTTCCGCGAACCATCGACCAAGCCCGGATCCTATTGGGCATGGCGGAGGGGCGCGGTCTTCGCCTGTTGGTAATCCACTTGAAAGTGGACTATGATGTGATTACAGCCCGGTTAACGGGCCGTCGCATCTGCCCGCAGTGTGGAACCCTTTACAATATTCGTCTGAAGCCTCCGATTGTGCCTGGCCGGTGCAATATTGAGGGTGCCAGACTGATTGTGCGCGAGGATGATAAGGAATCTGTCATCCGGCAGCGGCTGGTAGCGTATGACGCTCAAACCATGCCGGTGTTGCAGTTTTTTGCGGAGCGAGTAGATTTTTTTGAGGTGGACGGGAGTAACCGGAAGCCGGAAGATTTGTCGGACGAGATTGTGAACTGGATACAGACGACCGTACAGGAAGGGAAGGCGAGCTAA